The stretch of DNA GCGCTGCCGGGCGAAGTCGATCGGGCTGCCCTGAAAAGATCCCGCACACACTTTTTTTCTGGTTCTTTGCCCCAGTCACCCGGGCACGCTCAGCCTGGTCCCGCCCTTCCGGCATACGGCGTACATGCTTTTTCCTGGTCTTTGCGGTTTTATGTGGGTAACCTCCGGCACCGGCAGTGATCTCCTCACGCGAAGAAAGAGGGGCCTGATTCTATCCTTGCACCTTCGCGTCTTTACCTTCGCGGCTTTTCGCGGCGTCGCGTGAGACAGCCCGGAAAAGCCCTGCGAACATCCAGAAACGCTCCCCACATCTTCACAGCCTGCCGTGCAGGATCGTCCCCCTCATCCAGATCGGTCCGGGGAGCAGTTAGACGAAGGTGTCCTGACCTCTCACACAGAAGAGCGAAGAACCCTTTCTCCTTCTTTCCCCTCACGTGAACGGCGCCGGGTGAAAATGTCAGAGATGCCCACACGCACATGCGAAGATCCCGAAAAACGCCGGAAGTGGGTCCCGAACCCCTCTCCCGTAAAAAAGGTATCTGGCTCTTAATCGTATTCTCGCCAGGTGTGCCCGCACCCGGTGCACCTGAAAAATCGCACCTCAGACTCATCGGCGCTCCGCAGCTGCCTGAGCCACCAGAAGGCAAGGTTGTTCTCGCATTTGGGGCACCTGACCGTGATCGTCGGGAGCGTGTTCACCTTGTCGTCGTCATCGACAATGGTGATCTCCTTGGGCGTGATGGTCGTGGTGATCCTGAGATCCTCCTCCTTCTCGATCGCCTGAATGCAACCGCACCTGCGGCACTTCAACTGCCCTCCCGACGAGATCATCAGACTGTTGCATTGTGGACAGAACATCATCTGTTATGCGTTGGTATGCATGCAAGATTAAGCCTTGTATCACAGACAATATCAGCAGATCTTCTGGATTTATGGATTATGCCATGGTGAGAACGCTTTTTACCCGAAGCGAAAGAGTACTTAGTGATGGAAGAATTTTTCATCTTCGCAGCGCTCGCCTCATTCGTCGCCTTTCTCCTCCCGTGGCGGCACCGCACCCTTGCCGGCATTGCGGGGTGGGCTTGCATGGCTCTCTATCTCTTCGCCGAACTGCCGTACTACTTCTCGGTCAACAATTTCTTCTACCCCACCCTCGCTCTCCTCTCCGTTCCCTTCGTCTGGGTTACGGCGAAACGCCTCGGTGCGGGTGACAGAAATGTCCTGTACCTCACCAGAGCGGCGGCGGTGGCCTCCCTCATATACATCCCCTTCGGCTACACGGTCCTCGGCGACTGGCTGATCGGCATCGTCGTCGGGCAGATCGGGTGGTGGCTCGCCGCCCTCGGCGTGAACTACGCCATGGTCGACTGGAACATGTTTGCGAGAAACGGCTTTCGGATAGAGATCATCCTCGCCTGCACCGGCATCCAGAGCATGGCGATCATGCTCGGCGTTGCGGCCGCCGTGCCGACCGACCTGCGGCAGAAGGTCCTCTCCTTCCTCCTCATCGTGCCGGTGATCTATGTCCTCAACATCTTCAGGAACGTTTACGTGATCCTCGCATACACCGGCCAGTGGTACCAGTTCCTCCCGGAGATCGCAAGCAACGGCGAATACGGCTACGAGAGTTTCTTCTGGGCCCACAACGTGCTCTGCGAACTCGGAGCGCTCGTCGCCCTCGTGGTCATCGCATATCTCCTCTTCCTGGTCATCCCAGACCTTGGAAAAATGGTCGACGCCCTCTACCAGACCTACCGGGACGAGTTCAGGAGAGCGATCTCGAAAGGTAGATGATCCGCTGGATCGCCGAGAGGTTTGAACAGACAGCGATGATAATCACGGCAACTCCTGCATAACCGGTCGCTGCCCCCAGGATCAGCACGATCAGGGTTTCGGGTCGGCCGAAAAAGCCGACGCCCTCAAGGGGGTCGTGGATCTTCCCGCCGACCCGATCGGAAAAGCCGACTTCGGCATAGACCACCGGTTTGATGAAGGTGTTCATCATCGAGCCGAAGATGGCGACGGCGACGACCGCCCAGTCTGCCGCCGGCGGCAGGGGCGCAAACCCGCTGACAATCGCCACCCCTGAGAGCCCCACGCCGAGCAGGGCAAGGGCATCGACGTACTTATCGAAGACCCAGTCGATCACCGCCCCGAACTGCGTCTGGCAGCACTTCTTCCGGGCCACCGTACCGTCCACCAGGTCGAGGACGGCCGAGATCAGGAGAAGAAACGCTCCCGCAAGAAAATAGCGTTCGGCAAAGGCGAGGGCGCAGAGCACCCCGAAAAACAGGGAGAGATAGGAGATCTGGTTGGGACTGAAGCCTGCCCTGACAAAAAAATTTGCAACAGGCTCGAGTTTCGAGATGAGCCTCGGCCTCAGCGCCGTAATATTCATACCATAATCAAGGAACGCCCAACGGCATTAAGGATTGCTTTGCCCACCCAGACCCGGCACCGTTCCCATTTTAAATTCCCGGGATAATGTATGACTGGGACTATGTCAGATCCATCGATACGGCCACATGTGCTGATGATGTCGGAGATTACCGTCGACGGGAAACTCACCCTGAAACGGGGGGCATCCAGCAAGATCCTCATGAAACATATGGCGCATGAGACCGAGATCCTCCTCCATAAGACCCGGGCAGAATGCGACGCCATCATGGTCGGGTCCACCACCATCGCAATTGACAACTCGTTTCTCACCGTCCGGCTCGTCCCCGGCAAAAGCCCGCTCCGCGTGATCCCCTCGAGCATGGCAGAGATCCCGCTGGACGCCAACGTCCTCGGGCCCGACGCGCCGACGGTGATCGCCGTCTCAGAGCGCGCCCCCGGGATGCGCGTCGAGGCCCTCCGTGCAAAGGGAGCGGACGTCGTGGTCTGCGGAACAGAGCGCGTCGACCTGCCCGCGCTGATGAAAATTCTCAGGGAGGACTACGGCGTGAAAAAGATGATGATCGAGGGCGGGCCGACCCTCAACTGGCACATGCTCAAACACGGTCTCGTCGACGAGATACGTCTCATTCACCTCCCCTTCATCGTCGGCGGCGAGGACACTCCCTCCCTCGTCGGCGGCATGCACATCGATTCCGAGGACGAGATGATCCGCCTCACCCTCCTGCGCCACTACCTCTGCGGAGACAATCTGGTGACGGAATACGCCGTCTGTTACGGGGAGTGAAGAATGGCAGGGCTGCTGGAGAGGATAGAGCGGGCACAGAGGCGCCGGCGGCTTGAGAGGAAGCTGCTCTATGGCTGCGTCGCCGGGCTCATCCTGATCGCAGCGCTCGCCGCAGTGTACTTTTTTGCACCAGAAACCATGGAGGACGTCGCCGTTGTCAGGGTGGAAGGGGAGATCCTGACCGGCGACTTTTCGAACGGAGCGTATGTCGGGAGCGAGTACGTGGGTCGTACTATCAGGGAGGCCGCTGAAAACCCGCTGATCACGGCGATCGTGCTCAGGATCGACAGTCCCGGGGGGAGCCCTGCAGCGGCGCAGGAGATTGTCCGCGACCTTGAATATGCCCGCGAACGCAAACCGGTAGTCGCCTCTATGGGCGACCTCGCCGCCTCGGCCGCCTACCTGATCGCCGCTCACACCGACCGGATCTACCTCTCGCCAGACACCATGACCGGGAGCATCGGCGTGATCTGGCTCTTTACGGACGAAAGCAGGTGGATGAAAAACGAGGGAAAGGAGGTAGAAGTGGTAAAGTCAGGGGAGCAGAAGGACATGACATCCCCATACCGCCCCCTGACCGATGCCGAGCGGGCATATGCGCAGGAGATCGTGGACGCCAGCTTCGAGGACTTCATCAACGACGTGATCGCTCAGCGCCCGGTCGAACGCTCAGAGATCGCCAACGCCCGGTTGATCAGGGGCGAGGAGGCGATCGCGATCGGGCTTGCCGACGAGGTGGGCAACCTCTTCGACGCCATCAGGGGTGCCAGAGCCCTCGCCTCGTCCTAGATCATCGCCCGCGGATCGGCCTTCATGAACTCCCGGCAGACGGTCGTCGCATAATGGCCTGGCGGGAGGGTAAAGGCGAGGCTGACGTCCGTCTCCAGGACGCCCGATTGTATCTCTGATTTTACGGCGATCGGACGGAGAGCGCCGTTATATCGCAGACCGACAAAATCAGCAGCACGTTTGAAGTCTTCAGCGGTGATCCCGTCCTCTTCAAGGATCATTGCCATACGTTCATCGCTTTTTCCCTCGATGCGGGCGCCCTCGGATCCCGGTATGAAAACGGCGATCGCGCAGCGGCCGCGGCTGAGGTGAACCGAGACGAGGCGCCGGTTCGTCTCCGTGACAAGGTCTTCTCGACCGTTTTCAAAGAGGAGACGATCGCCGGAGACGGGATCGTCGAGCCCGACGCCGTCGGCAAGGCGCATCGAGAGCACCCGATTGAAGAGCCACGACTGGTAGGCCGAGACGAACATGGAGAGGAGTTTTGGGGGGAGGTTTTTCAGGGCGCCCGCGTGGTCTTCTGGCGCTTCGGCAAGCCGCGAGAGGAGCGAGCGTTCGAAGCCGAGGTGGCGCGGGAGGGCGGCGATCGCTGCCTTTGCGTCCAGAGTCTCGCGATACTCGGTCCGTATCCTCCTGACCTCCTCGTCCTCGTCAGGGCAGGCGAGGGCGACATAGGTCATCACCGCCGCCTCATAGTCGCCCTGCAAAATATGCCTGCCGACAAGGTGGGTGACCGGTCTGACGACCCCGAAGCGCTGGAGCCCGAAGTAGTTCGGAAACCCGACCGCAGCGGCAGCGGTGCAGGCGGCGACGGTCGCCGCGGTATCGGCGGCGGTGCAGTCGCGGATCGTGATCGCAAACCGGTTGCCCTCGAGCAACCCGAGAGAGAGGGGGTGCTGGTTGCGGCCGACCGGCCTGACGACGATATCCTTGATCCTGAGCTCCTCGACCGCTGCCTCCTCCACGCCATAGATAGAGATGTACTGCGAGGTGACGGCGTTTTTGTCCTTGGTGCCGGCCCATGCGATCCGTCGGTGGGAGATGCCGAGAGCGGAGGCGATCGTCTTCATGGCGTGCTGGTGCTCCCAGTTCCGCTTTTGGAGGCGACAGATAAGGTATGGCCCGGACCCTGAGGGTTCCTGCAGAGGGATCTCCTCGACGGCGAAGTCTTCAGGGCTCTTCCGCAGCACGCCGCCGGTGCCCGGGGTGTCGGTGATGTACCACCCGATGCCGAGCGCCTCTTCAAGGGGGTAGGGGGTCGGGATCATAAGAGCTGGAGTCCGCCGGTGATCCGGTCGAGTTCTTCGCTCCGCGCCGGCCCGAGCCCGACTGCCGTAACCGTGCCCGGCGGGATCTCGGTGAGGCCGGCGTCCTGGATCAGGGTGCAGGGGATGCCGGCCATCTCGGCAATCGTCTTCAACTCAAAGAGGGCCCGTTCCCCGGCGGCCTTCAGCACGACTTTCTTCTGCCCCTCTGAAAGCCATGCCTTCTTCGCCTCCTTCCCCGCGTTCTCATAGGCCCCGATGGCGGCGTGGGCCACCTGCGCGCATTTCTTGCCGCAGCTCATCTTCACGTCGCTCCTGATCACGAGGCACTGTTTCCACTTAAAATCGGGCTCTCCGCTCATCCCTATCCTGTTGGTGCGGCGCGGCAAAGAAGCCACTCGTCATCGGGAGATTGAAGTAGGACGGCGAGATCATATCTGGGAAGATGTACGACGTTGCGGTGGTCGGGGCGGGACCGGCAGGGAGCGCGGCGGCCGAGGCATGCGCCAGGGCCGGGCTCTCCACCCTCTGCATAGAGGAGCACGCGGCGCCCGGTCTCCCGGTCCAGTGCGCCGGTCTCCTCTCGACAAACGCCTTCCTGGAATGCAGGGTCTCGGAGCGCTCGGTCCTGAACCGGGTGCGGGGCGCCCGCGTCATATCGGCCTCAGGAGCGGAACTCTCGTTCGATGCCGGGACGACAAAGGGCTATGTCGTCGACCGCGCCGCCCTCGATGCGGAGATGGTCAGGGCGGCGGCCGCGGCCGGTGCCGAGTTCTGGATGAAGACCGCCGTGATCGGGATTGAAGGGGGGCGACTCATCACCAGGGGTGTGAACGGGCGTCAGGAGGTGGCCGCGCGCCTGGTGATCGCCGCCGACGGCCCCAGGAGCGGAGTCGCCCGGATGCTCGGGATCGCCCGCGCGCCCGTCTATCTCTCAGGGATCCAGGCCGAGGTGCCTCTGGAGCGGGAGAGTCACCTCGTCGAGATCCACCCGAACGCCGCCCCGCAGTTCTTCGCCTGGGTGATCCCGGCAGGGGAGGGGCGGGCGCGGGTCGGGATGTGCGGGACGGCGAACGTACACGAGGACTTCTGCCGATTTGTAAAACCCTATCTCTCGAGTGTTACCCACCTCGTCACCGGCACCATCCCGCTCGGCATGATGCCGCAGACCTACGGGCGCCGCACCCTCTTCGTCGGGGACGCCGCGGGCATGGCAAAGCCCACCTCAGGCGGGGGCGTCTACACCGGCGTGCGCGCGGCGCGCCACGCGGCGGCAGTCGCCGTCTCCTGCTGCGAATCGGACGACTTCTCGGACAATGCGCTCGCCGATTACGAACGGCGCTGGAAGGAGGATTTCGGCCGGGAACTCGCACAGGGGATGAGGTTTTTCCGGTTCAGGCAGGAGATCGCACCCGCACAGGTCGACCGCCTCATCGCCGTGATGGCCGACCCCGAGATCACCGACCTGATCGTCCGCTATGGCGACATGGACCGGCCCGACGCCCTGATCCGCCGCCTTCTCACAAAAAAGAAGATTCTTATGTCGTTCGGCATCATGGCCGCCCCGGCAGTGCGCGCTTTTTTGAAAGAAGTGCTGATGTGAGTGAATCAGTAATACCTATATGGTATGAAGTATTACTGAGAACATGACCACACATGCACATTCCTGATGCGTTCATTCCGATCGGGCAGAGCGCCATCTACTGGCTCATCGCCCTTGTCTTCATCGTAATGGCACTGAAGTGGGCCAGAAACGAGCTCGACGAAGAAAAAATTCCCCTCGTCGCCGTCCTTGCAGCCGGCATCTTTGCCATCCAGGCGTTCAACCTCCCGGTCGGCATGGGCACGAGCGGCCACCTCGTCGGCGGTGCGCTCGCCGCGATCCTGCTGGGATCTCCCTATGCCGCCGTTTTCATCCTCACCCTCGTCCTCCTCGTCCAGGGGATCGTCTTCGGCGACGGCGGGATCACGACGATGGGAACGAACATCATCAACATGGGCGTCATCGGCGGTTTTGTCGGCTACTACACCTTCACGGGACTTTGGAGCGCCGTCAAAAACACCTACATCGCAGCGGCCGTCGCCGCCTGGTTCGCCTGCCTCATCCCGGCACTTGCTGCCGCGGTGGAGATGTGGATCGCCGGCACCTTCCCCCTCGTGCCCGGCCTCATCGCCATGGGTACCTACCATGCGGCGATCGGGGTCATCGAAGCGGTGATCACGGCCGGCGCGATCTACCTGATCGTCGCTGCACGTCCTGACCTGATGAAAACCTCTGCGGGGGCGGCAGCATGATCGAGACAAAGCAGTTCGTCGCCATCGGAATGGTCCTCGCCCTTCTCATCGGCGTTACCGCCGTCTTCCTCGCCTCGGGCGACCCGGACGGCCTGGAATCCAGCGCACTCGTGGTGCAGGACGCAAAGAGCCTCACCGGCCCGTCCCCCGAGGACGGCGACGCCGAGGCGATCGGTGCGGGCACCTTCGAATACGAGGCGCCCATGCCCGATTACTCGATGGGCGAGAGCGGCGGCAAGGTCGGCGAAATCGTTGCCGTCGTCCTGGGCACCGTCCTTGCGCTCCTTATCGTCTTCGGTGTTGGCAGGGCGGTTGCCGCTTCAAAACACTGACTCTATATTCTTTTTTAGCGTACCACACGACAATGCACATCATCGAGACCCGCAACCTCACCTACGCCTACCCCAACCGGCCCCCGGCACTCAACGGCGTGAACTTCATCGCCGGCAGGAAGGCGCGGATCGCCGTCATCGGGGCGAACGGTGCGGGCAAGAGCACCCTTTTCAAACACTTAAACGGTATTTTGAAGCCGACGTCAGGCGAGGTGCTCATCCACGGCGAGCCGATCACAAAGGCAAACCTCAGGGAGGTGCGCAAGATGATCGGCATCGTCTTCCAGAACCCGGACGACCAGGTCTTCTCCCCGACGGTGGAGCAGGACATCGCCTTCGGGCCGGCAAACCTGGGGCTCGACGAAGAGACGGTGCACCATCGGGTCGAGAGCGCCATGCGTCTCCTCGCCCTTGACGACCTGCGCACGCGCCCGCCCCACCAT from Methanofollis liminatans DSM 4140 encodes:
- a CDS encoding transcription factor S, with the translated sequence MMFCPQCNSLMISSGGQLKCRRCGCIQAIEKEEDLRITTTITPKEITIVDDDDKVNTLPTITVRCPKCENNLAFWWLRQLRSADESEVRFFRCTGCGHTWREYD
- a CDS encoding dihydrofolate reductase family protein, which codes for MSDPSIRPHVLMMSEITVDGKLTLKRGASSKILMKHMAHETEILLHKTRAECDAIMVGSTTIAIDNSFLTVRLVPGKSPLRVIPSSMAEIPLDANVLGPDAPTVIAVSERAPGMRVEALRAKGADVVVCGTERVDLPALMKILREDYGVKKMMIEGGPTLNWHMLKHGLVDEIRLIHLPFIVGGEDTPSLVGGMHIDSEDEMIRLTLLRHYLCGDNLVTEYAVCYGE
- a CDS encoding CDP-alcohol phosphatidyltransferase family protein, translated to MNITALRPRLISKLEPVANFFVRAGFSPNQISYLSLFFGVLCALAFAERYFLAGAFLLLISAVLDLVDGTVARKKCCQTQFGAVIDWVFDKYVDALALLGVGLSGVAIVSGFAPLPPAADWAVVAVAIFGSMMNTFIKPVVYAEVGFSDRVGGKIHDPLEGVGFFGRPETLIVLILGAATGYAGVAVIIIAVCSNLSAIQRIIYLSRSLS
- the sppA gene encoding signal peptide peptidase SppA → MAGLLERIERAQRRRRLERKLLYGCVAGLILIAALAAVYFFAPETMEDVAVVRVEGEILTGDFSNGAYVGSEYVGRTIREAAENPLITAIVLRIDSPGGSPAAAQEIVRDLEYARERKPVVASMGDLAASAAYLIAAHTDRIYLSPDTMTGSIGVIWLFTDESRWMKNEGKEVEVVKSGEQKDMTSPYRPLTDAERAYAQEIVDASFEDFINDVIAQRPVERSEIANARLIRGEEAIAIGLADEVGNLFDAIRGARALASS
- the truD gene encoding tRNA pseudouridine(13) synthase TruD, which codes for MIPTPYPLEEALGIGWYITDTPGTGGVLRKSPEDFAVEEIPLQEPSGSGPYLICRLQKRNWEHQHAMKTIASALGISHRRIAWAGTKDKNAVTSQYISIYGVEEAAVEELRIKDIVVRPVGRNQHPLSLGLLEGNRFAITIRDCTAADTAATVAACTAAAAVGFPNYFGLQRFGVVRPVTHLVGRHILQGDYEAAVMTYVALACPDEDEEVRRIRTEYRETLDAKAAIAALPRHLGFERSLLSRLAEAPEDHAGALKNLPPKLLSMFVSAYQSWLFNRVLSMRLADGVGLDDPVSGDRLLFENGREDLVTETNRRLVSVHLSRGRCAIAVFIPGSEGARIEGKSDERMAMILEEDGITAEDFKRAADFVGLRYNGALRPIAVKSEIQSGVLETDVSLAFTLPPGHYATTVCREFMKADPRAMI
- the artA gene encoding archaeosortase A — protein: MEEFFIFAALASFVAFLLPWRHRTLAGIAGWACMALYLFAELPYYFSVNNFFYPTLALLSVPFVWVTAKRLGAGDRNVLYLTRAAAVASLIYIPFGYTVLGDWLIGIVVGQIGWWLAALGVNYAMVDWNMFARNGFRIEIILACTGIQSMAIMLGVAAAVPTDLRQKVLSFLLIVPVIYVLNIFRNVYVILAYTGQWYQFLPEIASNGEYGYESFFWAHNVLCELGALVALVVIAYLLFLVIPDLGKMVDALYQTYRDEFRRAISKGR
- the cbiM gene encoding cobalt transporter CbiM codes for the protein MHIPDAFIPIGQSAIYWLIALVFIVMALKWARNELDEEKIPLVAVLAAGIFAIQAFNLPVGMGTSGHLVGGALAAILLGSPYAAVFILTLVLLVQGIVFGDGGITTMGTNIINMGVIGGFVGYYTFTGLWSAVKNTYIAAAVAAWFACLIPALAAAVEMWIAGTFPLVPGLIAMGTYHAAIGVIEAVITAGAIYLIVAARPDLMKTSAGAAA
- a CDS encoding geranylgeranyl reductase family protein, which gives rise to MYDVAVVGAGPAGSAAAEACARAGLSTLCIEEHAAPGLPVQCAGLLSTNAFLECRVSERSVLNRVRGARVISASGAELSFDAGTTKGYVVDRAALDAEMVRAAAAAGAEFWMKTAVIGIEGGRLITRGVNGRQEVAARLVIAADGPRSGVARMLGIARAPVYLSGIQAEVPLERESHLVEIHPNAAPQFFAWVIPAGEGRARVGMCGTANVHEDFCRFVKPYLSSVTHLVTGTIPLGMMPQTYGRRTLFVGDAAGMAKPTSGGGVYTGVRAARHAAAVAVSCCESDDFSDNALADYERRWKEDFGRELAQGMRFFRFRQEIAPAQVDRLIAVMADPEITDLIVRYGDMDRPDALIRRLLTKKKILMSFGIMAAPAVRAFLKEVLM
- a CDS encoding PDGLE domain-containing protein, with translation MIETKQFVAIGMVLALLIGVTAVFLASGDPDGLESSALVVQDAKSLTGPSPEDGDAEAIGAGTFEYEAPMPDYSMGESGGKVGEIVAVVLGTVLALLIVFGVGRAVAASKH
- the pth2 gene encoding peptidyl-tRNA hydrolase Pth2, which translates into the protein MSGEPDFKWKQCLVIRSDVKMSCGKKCAQVAHAAIGAYENAGKEAKKAWLSEGQKKVVLKAAGERALFELKTIAEMAGIPCTLIQDAGLTEIPPGTVTAVGLGPARSEELDRITGGLQLL